From the Lactuca sativa cultivar Salinas chromosome 9, Lsat_Salinas_v11, whole genome shotgun sequence genome, the window TTTTTTAGAATAAAGATTCTTGAATTATTTCCACTTAAAAAGGTACACCACCGGCCATAAGACACATGTCCTTGTCCACCACCATATGATCCAAGAATTCGACTTCGACCTCTCCACAAGTCTCTCTCATTGTCTAATCTGTCTCATTGTAGTTCTTAAATTTTGCATCACTTTAATAGCGACACCTTGTAATATTTGGTGataaatgttaaaaaaacatGCGTATAATGAATGGATgatatatttaatattataatcCTATAGGTTTTGATAAACATTATCATGTATCAAGTTGTCAACTTATTAACAACTCATGTCTTATTAAACAAAGTTTCTTCGGTTTGAATATTTAGTGACCTAATTTATATAATGATAAATTATAAACATTATCATTTATCTAGTTATCAACTCAATAATCTTTACAACCCATGTTTTATAAACcaatgattcttttgtttgtATATTTAATGACCTAATTTATACATACAAAATGTAGGATCTATAAAATTCATGACATTTATGAAAACATTAATAGGTATTAGCGCGTTCACTTGGAGGAAAGGTTGCGCGTGCAACATCTGGATGGGACATAGGAGTACGAACCATCAATTTCTCAACATCCACAAAAACGTTTTCTAAACTGAAATTGCCAGCTCGGTTATCCTTGATTGAATGTCATCGTGATGAGGTACAGTTAAATTAATAGCATCCTGCTTTCATCTCCTCTTATTACAATTAATAGCATTgtataatgttgtaatagaaagaaatgaaagtatatgctacaataaacaaatcaatgaaagtacattgctatttcttgcatttgacATTTTTGACTGACACTAGGTTCATGAACTACCATCGAAGGTGGAAGTGTTGGCATCATCAGATAAAACTAGGGTTGAGATGTTTAGATATGGGGATCACTTAATGGGCGTTCAAGGCCACCCTGAGTACACCAAAGATATTCTTCTTCAACTCATCGATTGCCTTCTCAAACGTAATCTAATTGAGGTACTACAATAGAAATATCGTTTTTTAAACAACAGTGtactttaatttatttatttgtgtattaattatagcatcctactttcatttgttTGTGTTACAACATTGTATTGTACGTtagaagtacaatgttgtaataagaaAAGATGAAAGTAGGATGGTGTAATAAACAGatcaatgaaagtatgttgctatttcttgcatttaacgtTGTTTTACTAAACGAGTGATATGATGTTTTGAAATAGGAGTGGAATGCTATAAAGGGGAGGGCTAGCATGGAGGACAATGAGCCCGATAGGGAGGCATGGAAACAATTGTGTACTAGCTTTCTAAAAGGGAGACTGTGATGATGAATTATAAatattcttgaattccatgaacAAATAGATGGTTGAATGAATTAGTGTATATATTCTTTTAAATTCATTTTCCTCGTCTTTATTTTATGTTGgattaaattaaaatgaaaactgAAAGAAACTATTGAAAAAGATAAACCCCGATGAATCACGCCATATTTTATTAATCGATCGTATTTTCTTAACCAGTTATCTTAACGAGGATTTTAACGTGAAACATGACATTATTAAGTTATAATCTCAAATGAATGGACTTAGTTGAGTTATGGATGGGTAGATGTACTAGTAAATGAATGGTGAAATGAGGAAGAAACGAAATGGTTCATTACATTCTGTTATAAACTTATCATGTTTGGTTGATTTAAAGGAATAAATTGATATGTAATTAGAAAACTAAATGAAATTTGATTGATGAGAGGAgaatttttgtttataaaaatggACTTCAGTTAGATAAAAAATAGTATCACTTATTAAATTACATAAAGACGTATTTCTTGTAAGttgaaatatataccaaaaaATTATGTAATTCCATAATATGTATTCAAGAtagtaaaataatatatttatcaattTAAAAAAATTGTATGCAGTATTAAAAGTTAAGTATTATGATATTTGAAAATATAATTACAATAAAAAAAgatattttttgatatttttcataataaaatataatttacttGAAGTATTgttataaatatatattcttgttattgaaGATTTTATATATGAAAGTGATATATGGAATGATCATATATCATTCCACTAGGTATAAGACCCATGCATTACATGAGTTTATtgaaaagaaaaaactaaatataaaattctaaacatttgagaagtttaaatttaaaagaaaaataa encodes:
- the LOC111899051 gene encoding gamma-glutamyl peptidase 5, which gives rise to MEELRRTKRFAVLLCAEDSDYVKKKYGGYFGVFIGMLAEDGEIWDVFRVCSGQFPSDDEIGLYDGFVITGSCNDAHGNDAWICKLLILLKKLDSLNKKVLGICFGHQVLARSLGGKVARATSGWDIGVRTINFSTSTKTFSKLKLPARLSLIECHRDEVHELPSKVEVLASSDKTRVEMFRYGDHLMGVQGHPEYTKDILLQLIDCLLKRNLIEEWNAIKGRASMEDNEPDREAWKQLCTSFLKGRL